In Flavobacteriales bacterium, one genomic interval encodes:
- a CDS encoding NADH-quinone oxidoreductase subunit I, which produces MQPLTNRSKVVSNKKMTLVERTYLPMIMVGLWITLKHFFRIKRPTIQYPEVERPRSDIYRGQHVLKRDDQGRERCTSCGLCAVSCPAEAITMVSAERKKGEEHLYREEKYAAVYEINMLRCIFCGDCEDACPKEAIFLTDRIVQADYLRMPFIFGKDELVEPIEKDKRVDVTKRQTPAVIKFKQQERFAHNR; this is translated from the coding sequence ATGCAACCCCTCACCAACCGATCCAAAGTGGTCAGCAATAAGAAGATGACGCTCGTGGAGCGCACTTACTTGCCGATGATCATGGTTGGACTGTGGATCACATTGAAGCACTTTTTCAGGATCAAACGGCCAACGATCCAGTACCCGGAAGTAGAGCGCCCAAGGAGCGATATCTACAGAGGACAACACGTGTTGAAACGCGATGACCAAGGGCGCGAGCGCTGCACCAGCTGTGGGTTATGCGCCGTTTCTTGTCCTGCTGAAGCGATCACCATGGTTAGTGCTGAGCGTAAAAAAGGAGAAGAGCATTTGTACCGTGAAGAGAAATACGCTGCGGTGTACGAGATCAATATGTTGCGCTGCATTTTCTGTGGCGATTGTGAAGATGCTTGCCCGAAGGAGGCGATCTTCCTTACCGATCGCATCGTGCAGGCCGATTACTTGCGCATGCCGTTCATCTTCGGAAAGGATGAACTTGTGGAGCCGATCGAAAAGGATAAAAGGGTGGATGTGACCAAGCGTCAGACACCGGCCGTGATCAAGTTCAAACAACAAGAGCGCTTCGCTCATAATCGTTGA
- the accC gene encoding acetyl-CoA carboxylase biotin carboxylase subunit translates to MFKKILIANRGEIALRVIRTCREMGIKSVAVYSTADKESLHVRFADEAVCIGPPPSSESYLRMSRIIAAAEITNADAIHPGYGFLSENAKFSKLCQQHGIKFIGALPEQIEAMGDKATAKATMIAAGVPVVPGTEGLVTDLTIAKKEAKKIGYPVILKATAGGGGKGMRLVWKEEEFEEAMEKASQEAGAAFGNSGMYMEKYILEPRHIEIQIAGDQYGTFCHMSERDCSIQRRHQKLVEETPSPFMTKALRKKMGEAAIKAAASVNYEGVGTVEFLVDKDRNFYFMEMNTRIQVEHTITEEVIDYDLIREQIKIAAGIPISGLNYEPTRHSIQCRINAEDPFNNFRPNPGKITSYHSPGGHGVRVDTHVYAGYTIPPNYDSMIGKVIVSAQTREEALNKMERALSEYIIEGVHTTIPFHLQLLQNEEFRKGNFTTKFLEDFELVKPS, encoded by the coding sequence ATGTTCAAGAAGATACTGATAGCCAACCGGGGAGAGATCGCCCTCCGTGTTATCCGCACCTGTCGCGAGATGGGGATCAAGTCCGTTGCAGTGTACAGCACAGCGGACAAGGAAAGCCTGCACGTGCGTTTCGCGGATGAAGCAGTTTGCATCGGTCCACCACCTAGTAGTGAGAGTTACTTGAGGATGTCGCGGATCATTGCGGCGGCGGAGATCACCAATGCCGATGCGATCCACCCAGGGTACGGGTTCTTGAGCGAGAATGCCAAGTTCAGCAAATTGTGCCAACAGCATGGTATCAAGTTCATTGGTGCATTGCCGGAGCAGATCGAAGCCATGGGTGATAAAGCCACGGCCAAAGCAACCATGATCGCAGCAGGAGTCCCTGTAGTTCCAGGTACTGAAGGCTTAGTCACCGACCTGACCATTGCGAAAAAGGAAGCGAAGAAGATCGGCTACCCGGTCATTCTGAAAGCTACGGCTGGCGGTGGAGGAAAAGGTATGCGCTTGGTGTGGAAGGAAGAAGAGTTCGAAGAGGCCATGGAAAAAGCCAGTCAAGAAGCTGGTGCTGCATTCGGCAATTCCGGCATGTACATGGAGAAGTACATTTTGGAACCACGGCACATCGAGATCCAGATCGCTGGCGACCAATACGGTACGTTCTGCCACATGAGCGAACGCGATTGCAGCATTCAGCGAAGGCACCAGAAGTTGGTGGAGGAAACCCCTTCACCGTTCATGACCAAAGCGTTGCGCAAGAAAATGGGCGAAGCGGCCATCAAAGCAGCAGCCAGTGTGAACTATGAAGGTGTAGGTACGGTAGAGTTCCTTGTGGATAAGGACCGCAACTTTTACTTCATGGAGATGAACACCCGGATCCAAGTAGAGCACACCATTACCGAGGAAGTGATCGATTACGACCTGATCCGTGAACAGATCAAGATCGCAGCGGGTATTCCGATCAGCGGACTCAACTACGAGCCAACGCGCCACAGCATTCAGTGCCGTATCAACGCGGAGGACCCGTTCAATAATTTCCGCCCGAACCCAGGAAAGATCACCAGCTACCACAGTCCTGGCGGCCACGGCGTGCGTGTTGACACCCACGTATATGCTGGCTACACGATCCCACCGAACTACGACAGCATGATCGGCAAGGTGATCGTTAGTGCCCAAACGCGTGAAGAAGCGCTCAATAAAATGGAGCGTGCGTTGAGCGAATACATCATCGAAGGGGTGCACACGACGATCCCGTTCCACCTGCAACTGCTGCAGAACGAGGAATTCCGCAAGGGCAACTTTACGACCAAGTTCCTGGAGGACTTCGAGCTGGTGAAGCCGAGTTGA
- a CDS encoding NADH-quinone oxidoreductase subunit J, whose protein sequence is MQYFFYFFALISLVSAAYVVSARSPVNSVIALIICFLSIAGHYILLNAQFLAMVHVIVYTGAIMVLFLFVIMLLNLNTVGGLRKSVATRIAAATSGGLLFLTLVAAVRQGITVAPQVGALDGSVGLVKSVGICLFNDFLLPFEVSSVLFLSAMVGAMMLAKRERPSDLPKPYTGNELVGATPPTMDPSNTQGSR, encoded by the coding sequence ATGCAGTACTTCTTCTATTTTTTCGCTTTGATCAGCTTGGTAAGTGCGGCCTACGTTGTAAGTGCGCGGAGCCCGGTGAACAGTGTCATCGCGTTGATCATCTGTTTCCTGAGCATTGCAGGGCACTATATCCTGCTGAATGCCCAATTCCTGGCCATGGTGCATGTGATCGTTTATACCGGAGCGATCATGGTGCTGTTCCTCTTTGTGATCATGCTCTTGAATCTGAATACGGTCGGCGGATTGCGTAAGTCGGTGGCCACGCGGATCGCTGCAGCCACCTCTGGCGGTCTGTTGTTCTTAACGTTGGTCGCCGCGGTCCGGCAAGGGATCACCGTAGCACCACAGGTTGGCGCACTTGATGGTAGTGTTGGGTTGGTGAAAAGTGTCGGGATCTGTTTATTCAATGATTTTTTATTGCCGTTCGAAGTGAGCAGCGTGTTGTTCCTCAGCGCCATGGTAGGAGCCATGATGTTGGCAAAACGGGAAAGACCAAGTGACCTTCCAAAGCCCTATACAGGGAACGAACTGGTTGGTGCTACACCACCGACCATGGATCCTTCTAACACGCAAGGCAGCAGGTAA
- the accB gene encoding acetyl-CoA carboxylase biotin carboxyl carrier protein → MNLTQIQDLIKFVAKSGVSEVEIEQKDFKITIKAPRKEREVQIVTQAAAAAVASPAASAPIAAPAPVEVAPAAAPVADTKYITVKAPMIGTFYRAAGPGKPIFVNVGDVIKPGKTICIIEAMKLFNEIESEVTGKIVKVLVDDAKPVEYDQPLFLVDPS, encoded by the coding sequence ATGAACCTAACGCAGATCCAAGACCTGATCAAATTCGTGGCCAAGAGTGGCGTGAGCGAAGTAGAGATCGAACAGAAGGATTTCAAGATCACGATCAAGGCGCCTCGCAAGGAACGGGAAGTGCAGATCGTGACCCAAGCGGCAGCTGCCGCCGTCGCCTCGCCTGCGGCGTCTGCACCAATAGCAGCACCTGCACCAGTGGAAGTGGCACCTGCTGCAGCGCCTGTTGCCGACACGAAATACATTACGGTCAAAGCGCCAATGATCGGCACATTCTATCGAGCAGCTGGTCCCGGCAAGCCCATTTTCGTGAACGTAGGTGATGTGATCAAACCGGGTAAGACCATTTGCATCATCGAGGCAATGAAGCTTTTCAATGAGATCGAAAGTGAGGTCACCGGCAAGATCGTAAAGGTGTTGGTCGATGACGCCAAGCCCGTCGAATACGACCAGCCGTTGTTCCTGGTCGATCCTTCATAG
- the nuoH gene encoding NADH-quinone oxidoreductase subunit NuoH has protein sequence MLPTLIFLLVLFVVTLSVAAYSTYGERKVAAFIQDRIGPNRAGPFGILQPLADGAKMFMKEDFIPATANRKLFFLGPAIAMTTALLTGVVIPWGGTLEVFGTTINLQGTDPEIGILYVFAILSIGVYGIMLGGWASNNKFALLGAIRAASQMVSYELAMGMSVVALVMLTGTLSLSGIVEYQIATHWGVVQQPLGFLLFLICAFAEANRAPFDMPECETELVGGYHTEYSSMKLGFFLFAEYTNMFMSSAVIATLYFGGYDIPGIHSLGWDPNIVTILGMIAMFAKTFFFIFFFMWVRWSVPRFRFDQLMNLGWKTLIPLAILNILLTGGWLVFKNGF, from the coding sequence ATGCTACCTACGCTGATCTTCTTATTGGTGCTTTTCGTGGTAACGCTTTCAGTAGCAGCGTATTCCACGTACGGAGAACGTAAAGTGGCAGCCTTCATTCAGGATAGGATCGGACCTAATCGCGCAGGTCCATTCGGGATATTGCAGCCGTTGGCCGATGGTGCTAAAATGTTCATGAAGGAGGATTTTATTCCTGCTACCGCGAACCGCAAGCTGTTTTTCTTAGGACCTGCCATTGCCATGACCACGGCTTTGCTTACGGGTGTTGTTATTCCGTGGGGTGGTACGCTCGAGGTCTTCGGAACCACGATCAACCTACAGGGCACCGATCCCGAGATCGGCATTCTCTATGTCTTCGCCATCTTGAGCATCGGTGTATATGGCATCATGCTCGGTGGGTGGGCCAGTAACAATAAGTTCGCTTTGCTGGGTGCAATTCGTGCGGCCAGTCAAATGGTAAGCTACGAGCTGGCCATGGGTATGAGCGTTGTGGCGCTGGTGATGCTTACAGGAACACTTAGTCTGAGCGGGATCGTGGAGTATCAGATCGCAACACATTGGGGTGTTGTTCAACAGCCGCTGGGTTTCTTGCTTTTCCTGATCTGTGCATTCGCAGAGGCGAATCGCGCACCGTTCGACATGCCTGAATGCGAAACGGAACTTGTGGGCGGATACCATACCGAATACAGCAGCATGAAACTGGGGTTCTTCCTCTTTGCGGAGTACACCAATATGTTCATGAGCAGCGCGGTCATTGCCACACTCTATTTCGGTGGATATGACATTCCCGGGATCCATAGCTTGGGCTGGGACCCGAACATTGTAACGATCCTTGGGATGATCGCCATGTTCGCAAAAACGTTCTTCTTCATTTTCTTCTTCATGTGGGTGCGTTGGTCGGTACCGCGTTTCCGGTTCGATCAGCTGATGAACTTGGGTTGGAAAACGCTGATCCCACTAGCGATCCTGAACATCCTATTAACAGGCGGTTGGCTTGTATTCAAGAACGGGTTCTAA
- a CDS encoding NADH-quinone oxidoreductase subunit N, producing the protein MSALILISVLGVIVLYLGLFGNRKLLVPVAVIGLLAALYFLQTGWNLNHPMFETMVRFDRFSVLFTSGLIIITMLIFLFGVDYYERMTEHVAEHYTLMLFSLVGAMLITSYNNLLVLFLGIEILSIPLYVLAGGKRHSMRSGEAAFKYFLLGSFSSGFFLMGIALLYGSTGSFDIATIQAFATSNLAPSNMLFLLGLFFTAIGLAFKIAAAPFHFWSPDVYEGAPTLITAFMATVVKMGAFAAFYRFLEITALPPSMTKALLVMTFATLLIGNIVALRQTQFKRLMAYSSIAHSGFLLMALLSHQPNTANVLFYYTFTYALGTVGLFIIFTLVKRAANGDENIRIFRGLFRSHPWLAILAMVFLLSLAGIPLTAGFIAKYQVFLLAISAGFIKLTLFAVLMAVVGIYYYVLVIRETFTPSDYEQGTTLVVTPLNWLVISLCGVAVVAFGVMPWLLA; encoded by the coding sequence ATGAGCGCATTGATCCTTATATCGGTCCTTGGTGTGATCGTACTCTACCTAGGCTTGTTCGGGAATAGAAAACTGCTGGTCCCGGTAGCGGTCATTGGTCTATTGGCTGCACTGTACTTCCTCCAGACTGGCTGGAACTTGAACCACCCGATGTTCGAGACCATGGTGCGCTTCGATCGTTTCAGCGTGCTGTTCACTAGCGGGTTGATCATTATCACGATGCTCATCTTCCTGTTCGGCGTGGACTACTACGAGCGTATGACGGAACATGTGGCGGAGCATTACACGTTGATGTTGTTCTCGTTGGTCGGTGCCATGCTGATCACTAGCTACAATAACCTGTTGGTGCTCTTCCTCGGAATTGAGATCCTCAGCATTCCACTATACGTTCTGGCGGGTGGGAAACGGCATAGCATGCGAAGTGGTGAGGCCGCTTTCAAGTATTTCCTGCTCGGGTCATTCTCCTCCGGGTTCTTCTTGATGGGTATTGCGTTACTGTATGGCTCCACTGGTTCATTTGACATAGCGACCATTCAGGCATTTGCTACATCCAATTTAGCGCCTTCCAATATGTTATTCCTGTTGGGTCTGTTCTTTACAGCCATCGGATTGGCATTCAAGATCGCTGCTGCACCATTCCATTTTTGGAGTCCCGATGTGTATGAAGGTGCACCTACGTTGATCACGGCGTTCATGGCCACCGTGGTAAAAATGGGGGCATTTGCTGCGTTCTATCGCTTCTTGGAGATCACCGCGTTGCCGCCGAGCATGACCAAAGCGTTGTTGGTGATGACCTTTGCCACCTTGTTGATCGGTAACATCGTTGCATTGCGTCAGACCCAATTCAAGCGGCTTATGGCGTATTCCAGCATTGCGCACAGCGGCTTTTTGTTGATGGCATTGTTAAGCCATCAGCCCAATACGGCGAATGTATTGTTCTACTACACCTTTACCTATGCGCTTGGAACAGTAGGCCTGTTCATCATTTTCACGTTAGTAAAGCGTGCCGCAAATGGCGACGAGAACATCCGCATATTCCGTGGCTTGTTCCGCTCACATCCTTGGCTTGCGATACTTGCCATGGTGTTCCTACTCTCGTTGGCCGGAATACCGTTGACCGCTGGCTTTATCGCGAAATATCAAGTGTTCCTTTTGGCCATAAGTGCAGGCTTCATCAAGCTCACCTTATTCGCAGTGCTTATGGCCGTGGTAGGCATCTACTACTACGTTCTGGTGATCCGTGAAACATTCACACCTAGCGACTATGAGCAAGGCACGACCTTGGTGGTTACTCCGCTGAATTGGTTGGTGATCTCACTCTGCGGCGTGGCCGTGGTGGCCTTCGGCGTTATGCCGTGGTTGTTGGCCTAA
- a CDS encoding NADH-quinone oxidoreductase subunit M, which yields MQVLILLLIPFVTALLLAVFRPNAAAKTIALVSTFLTLGVALWLWKGFGGIEATYFDHVWIAEWGLNFKLGFDGTGLLMVILTAVIFPFIIATGYKQDLRQPALVNALLLFSQSFMLGVFTAQNAFLFYIFYELSVVPIFFLLLYWGGEGRRMITMRFFIYTLLGGLALLFGIAYLVVHEPTHSADFTALANVALDGNTQTWLFWALFLAFAIKLPIFPFHSWQPETYTMAPLQGTMVLSAVMLKMGIYGTLKFIFPIVPEGAAFWQNTVIWLSVIGAIYAGIIAFRQKDFKRLVAYSSLSHVGILTAGLFAWNTYGISGSLYQTFAHAVLMMAMFYIVGAVQQRSGTSEISAMGGLKLKTPRLAALFLLVLGNAIALPLTQSFIGEWLMFNGLWQLDGGAWMAFGAVSTIVLGAIYMLYVYQRIMLGPDKGHPDMQDADTTDHLFLVPLIAITLILGIYPAPILDLVNGPVQLMINAFPILH from the coding sequence ATGCAAGTGCTCATTCTCTTGCTGATCCCATTTGTTACAGCGTTGCTGCTCGCGGTGTTCCGGCCGAACGCTGCTGCTAAGACAATTGCGCTTGTTTCGACATTCCTCACATTGGGTGTGGCACTCTGGCTCTGGAAAGGTTTCGGAGGGATCGAAGCGACCTATTTCGATCATGTGTGGATCGCGGAGTGGGGGTTGAATTTCAAACTCGGTTTCGATGGTACGGGCTTGCTCATGGTGATCCTTACTGCCGTGATCTTCCCGTTCATCATTGCGACCGGATACAAACAGGACCTGCGTCAGCCTGCTCTGGTGAATGCCCTGTTGCTGTTCTCGCAAAGCTTTATGTTGGGGGTGTTCACCGCCCAGAATGCATTCCTCTTCTACATTTTCTATGAACTTTCCGTAGTGCCGATCTTCTTCTTGCTGCTGTATTGGGGAGGAGAGGGTCGCAGGATGATCACGATGCGCTTCTTCATCTACACCTTGCTCGGTGGTTTAGCATTGCTTTTTGGAATTGCTTACTTGGTGGTGCACGAACCCACACATAGCGCGGACTTTACTGCACTAGCAAATGTTGCTCTCGATGGGAATACGCAGACCTGGTTGTTCTGGGCATTGTTCCTAGCCTTTGCGATCAAGCTTCCTATTTTCCCGTTCCACAGCTGGCAGCCGGAGACCTATACCATGGCACCATTACAGGGCACTATGGTGTTGAGTGCTGTTATGCTGAAAATGGGTATTTACGGTACGTTGAAGTTCATTTTCCCCATCGTTCCGGAAGGTGCTGCATTTTGGCAGAATACGGTGATCTGGTTGAGCGTTATTGGTGCGATCTATGCAGGGATCATTGCGTTCCGACAGAAGGATTTCAAACGGTTGGTCGCTTATTCTTCGTTGAGCCACGTGGGTATACTCACCGCTGGCCTTTTCGCGTGGAACACTTACGGCATTAGTGGTTCATTGTACCAAACATTCGCACATGCCGTACTGATGATGGCTATGTTCTATATCGTAGGCGCAGTTCAGCAGCGGTCCGGCACCAGTGAGATCTCCGCCATGGGTGGCTTGAAACTTAAGACGCCGCGCCTTGCAGCCTTGTTCCTGTTGGTCCTGGGCAATGCGATCGCTTTACCGCTTACCCAAAGCTTCATCGGTGAGTGGCTCATGTTCAACGGTCTTTGGCAATTGGATGGTGGCGCTTGGATGGCTTTTGGAGCGGTTAGTACGATCGTTCTTGGTGCCATCTACATGCTATACGTCTATCAACGCATCATGCTGGGTCCGGATAAAGGACACCCGGATATGCAGGATGCCGACACCACTGATCATCTCTTCTTAGTACCGTTGATCGCCATCACGTTGATCCTCGGTATCTATCCCGCTCCCATCCTCGACCTGGTGAATGGCCCTGTGCAGCTTATGATCAACGCTTTCCCCATACTCCACTGA
- the nuoL gene encoding NADH-quinone oxidoreductase subunit L, whose translation MNFDTLVLWSWLVPVLPLVGAIINAALRRSLSGNTSGGFATLMILGSFVVSLLLFMGHDPAAHPVKIVKFFDWINVGGMEIPFAFQIDALSLTMMLIVTGVGSLIHLYSVGYMHDDKRVATFFAMLNLFTFAMLLLVMGANYLITFIGWEGVGLCSYLLIGFWYTNTEFNYAARKAFVMNRIGDVGVVLGMCLLFNLFGTLNYVDIMDRAGSFGTGHGMIVGATLLLFVGAMGKSAQIPLFTWLPDAMAGPTPVSALIHAATMVTAGIFLIVRSSVLFELAPFTKDIILYIGTATALLAASIGLFQNDIKKVLAYSTVSQLGYMFAALGLGAYSAGMFHVTTHAFFKALLFLGAGSVIHALGGEQDIRKMGGLKGVTKITFITFLIGTIAISGLPPLSGFFSKDAILAHAFQDNKVVYGLLLFGAVLTAFYMFRLLFLTFYGTYRGTAHPHESPLVITVPLMVLAALSVVGGMLNVPHIFGGDEGMKTYLATAAEGILSERLGLSHTTEWILMGVSTVLVILTIVYAYGRFVKKTTLDGDPAQLFGLKKLIANKWKLDELYAMLFEKPYGWISAHFFSIGEEKVMVPLMTGVGNMTLRAGKVISRLQTGNTSFYVFGMVAGILVFLLITLFVN comes from the coding sequence GTGAATTTCGACACACTCGTTCTCTGGAGCTGGCTGGTGCCGGTACTACCCTTGGTGGGCGCGATCATCAACGCCGCTTTGCGCCGTTCATTGAGCGGGAATACAAGTGGCGGTTTCGCGACATTGATGATCCTCGGATCTTTTGTGGTGAGCCTGCTCTTGTTCATGGGGCATGATCCAGCAGCACATCCGGTCAAAATCGTCAAGTTCTTCGACTGGATCAACGTAGGTGGAATGGAGATCCCATTTGCCTTCCAGATCGATGCGCTCTCATTGACCATGATGCTGATCGTTACCGGCGTCGGCTCGCTGATCCACCTGTATTCAGTGGGCTATATGCATGACGATAAGCGTGTGGCAACCTTCTTCGCCATGCTGAATCTATTCACGTTCGCTATGTTATTGCTTGTGATGGGAGCGAACTATTTGATCACCTTCATCGGTTGGGAAGGCGTTGGTCTTTGTAGTTATTTGTTGATCGGATTCTGGTACACGAACACGGAATTCAACTATGCTGCTCGGAAAGCATTCGTAATGAACCGCATCGGTGATGTTGGTGTGGTGTTGGGGATGTGTTTGCTCTTCAACCTGTTCGGGACGTTGAACTATGTGGATATCATGGATCGCGCTGGATCTTTCGGAACCGGACATGGAATGATCGTTGGCGCAACACTGCTGTTGTTCGTTGGAGCAATGGGTAAAAGTGCGCAGATCCCGTTGTTCACTTGGTTGCCGGATGCTATGGCGGGTCCAACACCGGTAAGTGCCTTGATCCACGCCGCTACAATGGTCACGGCCGGTATCTTCTTGATCGTTCGCAGTTCCGTGTTGTTCGAACTCGCTCCATTCACCAAAGATATCATCCTGTATATCGGAACGGCAACCGCCTTATTGGCCGCCAGCATTGGCCTGTTCCAGAACGATATCAAAAAAGTACTGGCCTATTCTACCGTCAGTCAATTGGGTTATATGTTCGCTGCGCTTGGTCTGGGTGCATACAGTGCGGGCATGTTCCACGTTACCACACACGCCTTCTTCAAAGCCTTATTGTTCCTAGGTGCAGGTAGTGTGATCCATGCGCTGGGTGGCGAACAGGACATTCGGAAGATGGGTGGATTGAAAGGCGTTACGAAGATCACCTTCATTACATTCTTGATCGGAACGATCGCGATATCAGGCTTGCCACCGTTGAGTGGTTTCTTCAGCAAGGATGCGATCCTGGCGCACGCATTCCAGGACAACAAAGTGGTCTATGGGCTGCTGTTGTTCGGCGCTGTGCTCACGGCGTTCTACATGTTCAGGTTGCTGTTCCTTACGTTCTATGGGACCTATCGCGGCACTGCACATCCACATGAAAGTCCATTGGTGATCACCGTGCCATTAATGGTGCTTGCTGCGCTAAGTGTTGTTGGCGGCATGTTGAACGTTCCGCACATCTTCGGGGGCGATGAAGGGATGAAGACTTACCTGGCCACCGCCGCAGAGGGTATCCTCAGTGAACGTCTTGGATTGAGCCATACTACGGAGTGGATCCTTATGGGAGTAAGTACAGTTTTGGTGATCCTTACGATCGTATACGCCTATGGCAGATTCGTGAAGAAGACCACGTTGGATGGTGACCCGGCTCAACTATTCGGCTTGAAGAAATTGATCGCCAATAAATGGAAACTGGACGAGCTCTATGCCATGCTCTTCGAAAAACCGTACGGTTGGATCAGCGCCCATTTCTTCAGCATCGGTGAAGAGAAAGTGATGGTTCCGCTAATGACCGGAGTGGGGAATATGACCCTGCGCGCTGGTAAAGTGATAAGTCGCCTGCAGACCGGTAACACCAGTTTCTATGTGTTCGGAATGGTTGCCGGTATCCTTGTTTTTCTGTTGATCACCCTATTCGTCAATTGA
- the nuoK gene encoding NADH-quinone oxidoreductase subunit NuoK produces MEPVISAIQVVPLEHYVFLSFALFSIGVTGVLFRRNTIILIMCLEIMFNSVNLLLAAFSAYHSDPSGQVFVFFIMLVAAAEVTVGLAILVMMKRNVDSVDVNQLNRLKW; encoded by the coding sequence ATGGAACCCGTCATCAGCGCCATACAAGTAGTACCCTTGGAGCATTATGTGTTCCTCAGCTTTGCGTTGTTCAGCATCGGGGTTACAGGGGTTCTGTTCCGCCGCAATACGATCATTCTGATCATGTGCCTAGAGATCATGTTCAATAGCGTGAACCTTCTCCTTGCCGCATTCAGTGCCTACCACAGTGACCCTAGTGGACAAGTTTTCGTTTTCTTCATCATGTTGGTAGCCGCTGCGGAAGTAACAGTTGGCCTGGCCATACTGGTAATGATGAAACGGAATGTGGATAGCGTTGACGTTAACCAATTGAACCGATTGAAGTGGTGA
- a CDS encoding (2Fe-2S)-binding protein → MPKVTIDNIEIEVPEGTTILQAARMIGERNVAERYVVPPTMCYYSSLKTSGGYCRTCIVKVSKGSDKDPRPMPKPVASCRTNVMDGMVVENTTSPELLDARKGVTEFLLINHPLDCPICDQAGECDLQDLSYTHGDERSRYRFERRTFDPIDIGDTIKLHMTRCILCYRCVKVAEQITDGRVHGVINRGDGSEISTYIQQAIDNDFSGNMIDVCPVGALTDRTFRFASRVWFTKPIDAHRNCTKCSGKVVIWKKGADILRITGRKDQWGEVEEFICNECRFDKKAAGDWVEEGPRKIDRHSVISQGHYTLKVQQKVLDTAAPDDPHVEPFRLKGLEG, encoded by the coding sequence ATGCCTAAGGTTACCATAGATAACATCGAGATCGAAGTGCCGGAGGGTACCACGATCCTTCAGGCAGCACGCATGATCGGTGAACGCAACGTTGCCGAGCGCTATGTGGTGCCTCCGACAATGTGCTACTACAGCTCGTTGAAGACCAGTGGTGGCTATTGCCGTACATGCATCGTAAAGGTGAGCAAGGGTAGCGATAAGGACCCGCGCCCAATGCCTAAACCGGTAGCCAGTTGCCGGACCAATGTTATGGATGGTATGGTGGTAGAGAATACCACCAGCCCGGAACTGCTCGATGCGCGCAAAGGCGTTACTGAATTCCTGTTGATCAATCACCCGTTGGATTGCCCGATCTGTGACCAGGCAGGTGAGTGCGATCTGCAGGATCTGAGCTACACGCACGGGGACGAAAGGAGCCGCTACCGTTTCGAGCGCCGCACATTCGACCCGATCGATATCGGTGATACGATCAAGTTGCACATGACGCGGTGCATTCTCTGTTACCGTTGCGTAAAAGTGGCGGAACAGATCACCGATGGTCGTGTTCACGGGGTCATCAATCGCGGTGATGGCAGCGAGATCAGTACCTACATTCAACAAGCCATCGACAACGATTTCAGCGGTAATATGATCGATGTATGCCCGGTCGGTGCATTGACCGACCGTACGTTCCGATTCGCTAGCCGTGTATGGTTCACGAAGCCTATTGATGCACATCGAAATTGTACCAAATGTTCCGGTAAGGTCGTGATCTGGAAGAAAGGAGCCGACATTCTACGCATCACCGGTCGCAAGGATCAGTGGGGCGAAGTGGAGGAATTCATTTGTAACGAATGTCGCTTCGATAAAAAAGCCGCAGGTGATTGGGTTGAGGAAGGTCCGCGTAAGATCGATCGCCACAGTGTGATCAGCCAAGGTCACTACACACTGAAGGTGCAGCAAAAAGTGCTGGATACCGCCGCGCCGGATGATCCGCACGTGGAGCCGTTCCGGTTGAAGGGGTTGGAAGGGTGA